The proteins below are encoded in one region of Bacteroides uniformis:
- the mraY gene encoding phospho-N-acetylmuramoyl-pentapeptide-transferase: protein MLYYLFQWLDKYDFPGAGMFGYTSFRSLMAIILALLISSIWGDKFINLLKRKQITETQRDASIDPFGVNKVGVPSMGGVIIIFAILIPCLLLGKLSNIYMILMLITTIWLGSLGFADDYIKIFKKDKEGLHGKFKIIGQVGLGLIVGLTLYLSPQVVIRENIEIEKPDGQIEVVHAAKEIKATQTTIPFFKSNNFDYADLVGFMGEHAQTAGWILFVIITIFVVTAVSNGANLNDGMDGMAAGNSAIIGLTLGILAYVSSHIEYAGYLNIMYIPGSEELVIFICAFIGALIGFLWYNAYPAQVFMGDTGSLTIGGIIAVYAIIIHKELLIPILCGIFLVENLSVILQRLYYKAGKRKGVKQRLFKRTPIHDHFRTSMSLIEPGCSVVFTKPDKLFHESKITIRFWIVTIVLAAITIITLKIR, encoded by the coding sequence ATGTTATACTATTTATTTCAATGGTTAGACAAATATGACTTCCCCGGTGCGGGCATGTTTGGCTATACATCCTTCCGTTCGTTGATGGCAATCATTCTGGCATTGCTCATTTCGAGTATCTGGGGAGATAAGTTCATCAATCTACTGAAACGCAAGCAGATTACTGAAACGCAACGTGATGCCAGCATCGACCCGTTCGGCGTAAACAAGGTGGGAGTACCCAGCATGGGCGGTGTCATCATTATTTTTGCCATACTCATTCCTTGCCTACTACTGGGCAAATTGAGCAATATTTATATGATATTGATGCTGATTACCACAATCTGGCTGGGGTCGCTGGGCTTTGCCGACGACTACATCAAGATATTCAAGAAGGACAAGGAAGGCCTGCACGGTAAGTTCAAAATCATCGGTCAGGTAGGCTTGGGACTTATCGTCGGACTGACTCTCTACCTCAGTCCGCAGGTGGTTATCCGCGAGAACATAGAAATAGAGAAACCGGACGGACAGATAGAAGTGGTGCATGCCGCCAAGGAAATCAAGGCAACACAGACCACCATCCCATTCTTCAAGAGCAACAACTTCGACTATGCCGACCTAGTGGGCTTCATGGGTGAACATGCCCAGACAGCAGGTTGGATACTGTTTGTGATTATCACGATTTTCGTAGTTACCGCCGTCAGCAACGGAGCCAACCTAAATGACGGAATGGACGGAATGGCGGCAGGGAACTCTGCCATTATCGGACTGACCTTGGGAATACTCGCCTACGTATCGAGCCACATTGAATATGCCGGCTACCTGAATATCATGTACATTCCCGGCTCGGAAGAACTGGTAATCTTTATCTGTGCCTTCATCGGTGCACTTATCGGCTTCTTGTGGTACAATGCCTATCCGGCCCAGGTATTCATGGGCGATACGGGCAGTCTGACCATTGGAGGAATCATCGCAGTATACGCCATCATTATTCACAAGGAACTGCTGATACCCATCCTTTGCGGTATCTTCCTGGTGGAGAACCTTTCGGTCATCCTGCAACGCCTCTACTACAAGGCAGGCAAGCGGAAAGGCGTGAAACAACGTCTCTTCAAAAGAACACCGATACACGACCACTTCCGCACTTCCATGAGCCTGATAGAGCCGGGATGCAGCGTAGTATTCACCAAACCGGACAAGCTGTTCCACGAATCCAAAATCACCATCCGCTTCTGGATTGTGACGATTGTATTGGCAGCGATAACGATTATAACATTAAAGATTAGATAA